Genomic segment of Vitis riparia cultivar Riparia Gloire de Montpellier isolate 1030 chromosome 19, EGFV_Vit.rip_1.0, whole genome shotgun sequence:
aaaaaattgatttttattttttatttttttattgttgtagATGTAACAATATTGaaggtataaaaatataaacttagtTAAGTCCCTTtgtaattgataaatttattattagagATTTAAtgtattcattttatttcatatgtatAACTAGATCAAATTGCTATACATTTAACTTCAATGACTTAATTTCtattaattgatataatttCTTAATGCTTAGCACGTAAGATGACTGATAATGATAGCAAGAGAGGAGGCATAGACCGACAACTTCAAGGTGTTGGGAATCTAGAGAACACTACAACTAATGCGACATTGCAAGCCAATGGAACACATAGTAGGCATCAAAACAACTCCACATGTAAGCATATTGAACTAGTTTAATTAGATAAGTTACCTCATAATTTGAAATTGTGATTGTTTTATTACTGTTATATACTTACTAGTGCTAAAGCTATAAAAGCGTAAACTTGGCTAACTCCATTTGTATTTGCTCTATTCATTATCTTAAAATCcattcctttttatttgaaatataactaaactaaagtgttataatttatttgtatgaaagaaaaaaaatacctatattatttattattattttaaatgtattagactatattatgaaaaatatgctTTGCAAAATCATTGTTTATAGAAACCATCTTGGTGTTGAACAACATCATATAtgtcattaattaatttgtataatttctcAATGCTCAGTACGCAGGATGCCGTGTAGTGATAGTCAGAGAGTTGATACATTTCTACCTATGCAAGATATTGAGAATGGAGATGACACCCCAATTCCCCCTCCAACATTGCAAGATTGTGGGACACCAAGAAATGTTAACAAAAACTCAACTCGTAAGCATGTTGAATTGGTTTAATTGGATAggttaaagaaaatttggaatttttcttcttgttgtcatAGACTTAACAATATTAAATCTATATAGgcattaaaaaaactttaacttttatttttgaaatatagtCAAATTTAGTCTAAATTATGCTTTATTAGTATGTTTGTTTAACAAATTTCTTTATGTTCAATGAAGTTATATGTGCTAATtaattcttataattttctaatgCTCAGCTCGAAGGATGACTCGTAGTCACAGTCGGATAGTTGGTATAGATGAACTCATGCGGGGTTTTGGGAATGTAGAGGACACCATAGCCCCTGCAATAATGGACACGAGTGAGACACCTTTTGATCCCAATAACAACACCTCTACCATGGATGCTGATTCTACCACTGGTAAGGATGTTGGATTagtttatatatgtatatatatacatatatatattcaacAGGTTCAGTTGCATCAcctgaaattattaattttcattgtttAAGTTGCATTGAAATTAAATGAACTTTCTACTAATATAATTTAATCACAACAAACATTTGAGACTTTAGTGTACATATGGATATACTTCTATGTAAGTTAGATTATCTTATGGAAAACATCATAAATAGAGATTAATCAAGTTTATGTGCATTACTTAAGAAACacattaattttcatagttttttatttaagttgaAACAAAATTAGATGATCTTTGTACTAATATAATTTAATCACAACAAACATTTGAGACTTTAGtgttatgaaaacattttattggatTCACTTCTATATAGTTATAATATAGAAATTATCTATATAAGTTGGACTACCTTATGgagattttaataaaacaattactATAACAACATTCTAtttgtttttacaaatattttatgtgaACTAATTATTGTTAATGATCAATGCATAGGACGTAGGAAAGTTCGGGGGACAGTCGAGGTGTTGGGACAGACAAATTGATCCAAGCAAATGGAAGTCGACCACTTGGTGGGGTTGAGATTAAACCCGAAAATAATGCTCCGACTGGTGTCAACAGTAGTAGAATGAAATCTGAAATAGGAACCATTGTAAGAAATTATGCACCATTGGACGTTGAGAAGTGGGCTGATATATCAGAAAGTGACAAAGTTTTCATGATGGAGAAATTGCAGGTATGATGCTTGAAAATATTCCTAATTTGATGCATAATTTTTCCATTACTAATTAGGTTTAGTaatgaaatgataatttatatgttatatgtaTACCTATGCATGTATATGAGTGAAAATTAATGTAGACCTTTTTGACTTAAAGTTAGAAATGTTAAATGAGtgttatactaatttaaaatttgtgagCTTGCTATTTGTTAGATTTGCTTTGGTATTGATACCATATGGGTGTATGTTTTTgcattattattgttgttgtaattattattattattattattattattattattatggtaaTTTGACTTCCATTTTTGGAAGATGTGAGatgtaaaattttatgttatattacaaaatatatatattagtttgaGCCTATGGAAAACAATACTTTatcattattttccattttctccttagAGGTAGaggcaaataaaatttaagttttaaaattaccaGGAAACATTAATTAACTATTCCATGTAGATTAAATAACCAACTAAAAGTAGTTAATTTCTAGTCCTTGTTTTACCATATTAATGCATTCtaactttaaattttgtaaGCATGTgatctttataattttattacctTCTATTTTATCCATTACTATCCTTACACTATCATGATTTATTCTAATTATAAAGTTTTGTAATCATCTCCAACTAAAATCCCATATAGAGTTAACTTGtcctattttttcttatatttttttcattctctctaAAATATCTAAGTATTAGTCCactatgaataataataaatcaacttTAGTTTATTGACTAACCTTTCTTTGGTTAATAATCTTATTGGCTTAGCTAATTGtgacaaagaataagaaaaatatctaactattgtactaaaagttttatttataaatttcaattgGTCATCTTATTTGCTTAGAAGCTTAAATATTTCTTACTTCACTATTTGTGTTCTAGGAAAagtttataattgattttactCAAGATCATGTGAAAAAGGCTATAGAAGGCAAAATGGCTGCAAGATACAGAGATCACAGAAACAAGTGCCACAAGCATTTCAAGAAGTACCCAACAATAGCTTTGGCAAAGCAGAATCCATATAAGCATGTTAGTGATCAAAAGCAGTGGGATTGGTTATGTGATAGATTTGCCTCAGAAAAATTCCAGGTAAAGATTTCATCAAAATCTTGTTTGGTTTGCTTTATCATGTTTaacatgatattatattttaatattgataCTTTGATCTTAACTTTTAATCATAAAGCGACGCTCAACATTGAACACTGAAAACAGAATGAAGTTACCTTTTACTCATCGAGGTGGATCACGGTCCTTTGTACAACATGTGGAAGAATTggtaaaattaagagaaattatgttatttttattaatgctttTAAATTGTTGATTACTGTACTTCACAAATGATTTAACtttattctttagtttaatGAGATATATCAACTTTTATCTTTGGAAATAATTAGCTTATTAAATGCTTAATATTGTCTTTATTGTATTGAATCATGTGTTGGATCTAATATTTTGATTCCATCCTTTAACTAAAACTATTGTTATTATGTATAGATTTTGGTCATTAAAAGCTATGGTGCATTTCATTACAATTCCATACTCTTAAGACTTGGTATGAATGACAATATTAAATATTCTTCTACTTGCATGTTTTCGTTAGCCTTGAGTTTAATGTTcatttgtaaaacaaatgtaTGTCTATACAATGATCACTATGTTAAACTTGAAGTAGGAtagtctttttttatatataaatatcgaATTCCATACTCTTAAGACTTGGTATGAATGACAATATTGAATATTCTTCTACTTGCATGTTTTCGTTAGCCTTGAGTTTAATGTTcatttgtaaaacaaatgtaTGTCTATACAATGATCACTATGTTAACTTGAAGTAGGATAGTCTTTTTTTATGATGTTAACATTACTTTATACATTAGAATAAGTCCATAGTAGCTATAACAaggatgtatttttttaatatatttttaggatGAATTTAAGGtaatgaaattgaattgttaaatttatatttttgttgctTGTATATGTatgttattaagaaaataaaggaatagTCAACAACTTAAGTAGGTGTCAATAAAAACCATGACTAGAAGGCATGTATACTTGTAGCAAGAAGATTTTCAGCTTTTACTAGTTGTGGTAGTGATtgcttgggaaaaaaaatatggaccatttgtgatttttcaaaaataaagaaaggcaTATAGCCAAGGTACTATTATATTCATAACATAGAAGGGTTCTAGATATGACATGTCATGGGCTATGAAAATAGGCCTAGTATGGTCAAGGCATGTTAAGCCTTGACCATATGGTTCCtttataaaaccaatttttgcAGCCTTCTTTTTTCAGTAGGTGTACACATTTGTAGAGATGATTTATCCCTTCAATATTGTGGATTTGTATTATACATATAGATCattcaaaagattaagttacatataaataacacaacttaagaccaaaattaaaatcaaaagaattaataaatcttttaaattaacaaaattaaacaaaaaatatggactttggtgaaaccaagtccatctaacccttttctgaTAGAGGTTTCTTGGGTTTTTCTTTCCATCACTACTTTCATCCGGCTCCTTTCAAAAACCTTTCAACTATGTTTCACTTTTTCTATATCTCTATATGTATGTATTCATAACTATTGTTTGAATTagagattttaaattattggttaatttatgattttggtgAATGATGAAACCTTGACCACTTGTAGCTAAGGGTTTGAATTAGATTGTGTATTATACCATGCTTTTCATTGAATTTTGATCTTTCCATCATTctgatttttaattttgcaaaTAGTTGGTATTTGTAGTGTTAGATCGAAGGTTTAGAGTTTTTCTACGTTTAGCATTTCACAATGAACTTATTTGGCCTTTGTTGATTactttgatcaatttttatacttatttgcACATACCTTTCATGTCATGCAACCAAATTGTATATTTTATGTTCTATCTAATATTCTAGATATGTTTCttgatttgttttccttttagaaTAGGGAGTTTGActtgtaaattttataatatgcatttttttctttatacaaagcatatatatttgtttctttctttttaagtgagtcaatttattataaatatcataattttggctagaaaaataataatataacaaaaattagattaTAATACAACATTCAAAAATGACTTACTTTCTATtacaataaacataaaataaaaatctggtTGTTTAACTTGCATAAGAGATCTTTCTTGTGTGACTCATGAATTTTGATCACCATAGATGCAAATTTATTTGAGAGGTTCTATATAGTTtattgtttcttaaaattatatttatatttttttttttactcattctTCATGTTGTTATCTAGGCACGACACATCGGACAAGCGCCAGGACAAATAGAACTTTTCAAGTTAATGCATTGGACTTCTCAAAATGGTTGGATAAATCAAGAAGCGGAGGCTTCTTATGTAAGTTTTCCTTATAGAATCTTCAGcttgcttatttttttatttaaatatgattttcaatttgtttctaaCTTGTAGCTTAAGTAGGTCACTATACAAAATTGGTTTTTCacattatgtaatttttttattttcatttgactgagtttaaaaatgatagataaaaatgaattaaattggtCTTATTAAATTTTGTGATTCTATATATAGtaggaaaattttatgaaattctaTAGAAATTCATATGAACCTTCCAAAAATTTGCCATAGTCATAAAGAACATGCTATGAAACTTAAGcaaattgtttttttcatgaaattctATAGAAATTTATATGAACCTTCCAAAAATTTGCCATAGTCATAAAGAACATGCTatgaaaaagtttcaatttttttttcatgaaattctATAGAAATTTATATGAACCTTCCAAAAATTTGCCATAATCATAAAGAACATGCTATGAAACTTAAGcaaattgttatatatatattctctttttgcaATAAATTATAGTTGAATTAGCCAAGTTGCctattgaaaagattttatttaattagtttgtgttttacattattttacattttatttttttttgtatttgtaggAAAAAATGTTAGAATTGCAAAAGCAACCAGTGCTAGAAGGTGGTCAAGCCTTGAAAGAGGCTGAAATATGTGTTCAAGTGTTAGGGTCAAGATCTGGATATATCAAGGGCTTAGGTCATGGCCCTCGACCACCCTCATCCTCATCGAAATCTACACATAAGTCACATCGAGAGATAGAATTGGAGAATGAGCTTAAAGCAACACGAGAGCTTTTACAAAGTCAAGAGACTCGAATCCAGCACCAGCAGTCCCAGATAGCTCAATTAGCTAGTTTTGTTAGTGAAATGCGCCAACACATGCATATTCCAGGATCAAGCTCAAGAAGTTCATCTCCTTCAGATGATACACCGCTTATGGATTCTTAGTCACACTTCATGGATGATGATTGACATTTTCTCCATTAACACTTGGTTTGGAGTTTTTTTTGGACATTATCTTTCCTTGACATGTATATATGGTACTTTTGTTTactgcattatttttttttggatgttaTCACATTTTGCAAATGTGTTATTTTTGTGGCCACATTTTGCACATGTGTTAGTTTTGTTATCACATTTTGCACATGTGTTAGTTTGCTTGCTACATATCAatctttactatttttatttttatttttttatgttatcacATTTTGCACATGTGTTTGTTTGctacttttcttttacttttagaaCTTATGACATTTTACAAATGTGGATGTCAGTgcttactatttatttatttattttgtatatgtgAATATACCAAAACTCTTTTGCATTCAATGgaatattatcaattatttattaaagCTTTGTTGtcacataatttatttattcatttggagtttttaattatcaattatgtaataaattaagttataaaaaaatttaattgtttacttaagttttataatttaaatttaaatttaaatattggaATATATcaattgaatatattaaaatatgatgacaaaattattatatacatatagacAAAAGTTCATATGTTTAGagccatttatttatttttttgttaaaatatgacCTGAATTTCCAACGGGGAAATAaagttttgtttcaaaatccatttggcaacaaaattataattttggtcATTGTATGTGTCTAATTTGGCgacaatttaattaattatcaagAATTTTTAGcaacaaaattttgaacattTAACAACAAATCTTTTCATCAAAAAATAGTATTGgagacaacaaaaaaattatgtctCTATAAACTATTAGAGGTGAAACATTAAATTTGTTGCAAAAACTTTTCGTGACGAGGATAAGGCGACGttcatgaaacaaaaaaaaaaaaaaaaaaaaaattgttgcaaAAATGTTTTTGCGACAATATTAACTTTTTTGCGATAAAATAATTGTGTCGCTAATAATCATATATCTTGTAGTGACATATTATgatttttcattccatttttatatttacaattGCATTATTACTTATATAAGCATTCATGTCTATATCACTTGTATTATATATGACTTCAATGCCCAAGGAGTTGTATAGAAGACCCAAATCATGAGTTCTTTGTAAGATGATAAGTTGCTCACAACTGGTTTATGAAATTAGGACATAAGACTATAGTACACTACTTTCTAATTAGAGGGAGGATTCTCATTAGTCATTGGATGAGTTTCTAATGGTGAGTGCGCTAGTTGTATGGTTACTTATTAGATAAGACCTATGGTAAGTCACAACATTCGCTATctagtagtcatgacttcatcaagctactatgttgcatgAGCTCTCAACtctgagagaatattgagctagtATTAAAGCCTTCAGTtgttttgacctatgggtgagaatctaaggtggtcatatattccctacaTATTGGGTCACTATTAATTAAGGTAGGTATTCTCTTAAGATAGGctccatgatatctcataagatTGAAACAATGtatccccttaggtgatccaacTAGTAATTATGTAATATGTTGCCTTAATAATTTcttaagtgaaatttgacaaATGTGTTTTAGAGACTAGAATATGTTAGTTGATTACAAAATAAGACGATTTAAGACTCAATTATTATAGAGATAATCTCTCGAGTTTAATAGTATTTACATTGTTGgattatggacactagttcatagggagtttGCAACTCAATGTACTTCCATAGGGTATTGATGCGCAGTCTACTCACTTTAGTGAAGTGTGGAATCAActttataattggattttgagggagtcaTTATTTTCTAATGGGTTCAAGTGGTCCCTATTTGTGCTCATATTCTTTATTAACGCAAAGTCTTATGGTGTTATGgagaattaatcatttttatgcaTAAATGTGCTTTGGTAAAAGTGAAAGGTTACATaagattttatgattaattatttttaggttttctagattggactaattaatttattagaacTCATgagggctaattaattaattaaaacctaccgggctagattaagtgatctaAGCCCAATTTGGGCCAAAGTGACCTAAGTCCAAGTTGGGCCAAAGTCACTTAAGCCGATAAGAAAGTCTATGTAAACCCTTTTAAGGGTTTAGGGTATGACACACAAAACCATTCACAAATTTGGTTTTCCAAAAAGCCTTTTTATCTCTCTCACTTTAGATATGTGTAAGACAAGTGAAGTGCCAAAGTTCAAAGAAAGAGTAATTAGGTAGAAGATTGCAATGTGTTGAAGATATTCTTCAtcaattgaaatttgatttgggaacatccagatcaaaagtaaaatttttttttatcacttagaTCTTAGTTTTACCACTTTATTTACCTTCTTAATTTGTGATTAGATCTAGTATCCCTAGGTTATTAGATAGTATGTTAGCATGTGACTATGTTCTAGGGGTTTTCCCTAAAATATTGGGTTTATCAATGGGATGGGACTATCATAATTTATTGCATACAAAAATAGCTACAAAAAAGTATTGAAAGAGATGATACGCATGTAGTAATGAGTAAGAAATGCAATAGATTTCTAGTTTTTGTTATTTacttaagaaattaaaatatggatGAGATCCTTATATTAAGAACCATGaatcttttgatatatatgtatacatacATATCACTaggtattgtttgtttttatattaaaatttgaataggcCTAAATTTGACTTAAATCTAAGTAAAGCTTGCTAGTCTACGAGTTGAGTAATCTTGATTCTGCATAAGTTTAA
This window contains:
- the LOC117908288 gene encoding uncharacterized protein LOC117908288, with protein sequence MAPGKRPRPPIIPKQLEDNVNAAHKMTKNDIQRLSTDQLSQGQEGIPPLVQTSGTCRRLNTNLTVEMIFDTAQKRTRSGRIIGTSPIKEANRTPPNVQVDVAHTSLNRNSTTRKMTDNDSKRGGIDRQLQGVGNLENTTTNATLQANGTHSRHQNNSTSRRMTRSHSRIVGIDELMRGFGNVEDTIAPAIMDTSETPFDPNNNTSTMDADSTTGKDESSGDSRGVGTDKLIQANGSRPLGGVEIKPENNAPTGVNSSRMKSEIGTIVRNYAPLDVEKWADISESDKVFMMEKLQEKFIIDFTQDHVKKAIEGKMAARYRDHRNKCHKHFKKYPTIALAKQNPYKHVSDQKQWDWLCDRFASEKFQRRSTLNTENRMKLPFTHRGGSRSFVQHVEELEKMLELQKQPVLEGGQALKEAEICVQVLGSRSGYIKGLGHGPRPPSSSSKSTHKSHREIELENELKATRELLQSQETRIQHQQSQIAQLASFVSEMRQHMHIPGSSSRSSSPSDDTPLMDS